From a single Petrotoga sp. 9PWA.NaAc.5.4 genomic region:
- a CDS encoding sugar ABC transporter ATP-binding protein, protein MAVLLEIKNVSKTFPGVRALENVGLEINKNEIHAICGENGAGKSTLINILGGIYPYGTYEGEIFLDGKKVEFKNPKDAEKAGISVIHQELTLFEELNIVENIFMGSQKVKGISIDWEYMYKEAKEWLKKLKMEEQNIFTKIKHLGVGKQQLIEIAKALVKNSMILILDEPTASLTEKEIRTLFKILKELKEEGVTCIYISHKLDEIFEIADKVSVLRDGKLIGTNSVNEVTENELIKMMVGREIDQMFPRRAYVPEKIIFEVKNYSVYEEYNNDRKVVDNISFNLKKGEILGFAGLIGAGRTELMRSIIGFYPGKREGEVYLNSKKIELSSPKDALEVGIAYLSEDRKRFGIIPTMSVRENITIAFIKEFVDYFHINKEKEILKTLKMVSQLNIKTSSLETKITTLSGGNQQKTLIGRNLITTPRILIMDEPTRGIDVGAKQEIYVLMNNLTNQGISIIMVSSELPEIIGMSDRIIVMHEGKFMGEIENRDHNTKQEDIMYLATGTLGGKVDEG, encoded by the coding sequence ATGGCTGTGTTATTAGAGATAAAGAATGTTTCAAAAACTTTTCCAGGTGTCAGAGCACTTGAAAATGTGGGTTTAGAAATAAATAAAAATGAAATACATGCTATATGTGGAGAAAATGGAGCAGGTAAGTCCACTCTTATAAATATTTTAGGTGGAATATATCCGTATGGTACCTATGAAGGTGAAATTTTTCTTGATGGGAAAAAGGTCGAATTCAAAAATCCTAAAGATGCTGAAAAAGCAGGGATTTCTGTTATACATCAAGAATTGACACTTTTTGAGGAATTAAATATAGTAGAGAATATTTTTATGGGATCGCAAAAAGTTAAAGGGATTTCTATCGATTGGGAATATATGTATAAAGAGGCTAAAGAATGGTTAAAAAAATTAAAAATGGAAGAACAAAATATATTTACTAAAATTAAACATTTGGGAGTAGGGAAACAGCAATTAATAGAAATTGCAAAAGCTTTGGTTAAAAATTCAATGATTCTAATATTAGATGAACCAACTGCTTCATTAACTGAAAAGGAAATAAGAACTTTATTTAAAATTTTAAAAGAGCTAAAAGAAGAAGGCGTCACATGTATCTATATTTCTCATAAATTAGATGAAATTTTTGAAATAGCCGATAAGGTAAGTGTCTTAAGAGACGGTAAATTAATTGGTACAAATAGTGTTAACGAAGTAACAGAAAACGAATTAATCAAAATGATGGTGGGAAGAGAAATTGATCAGATGTTCCCTAGAAGAGCTTATGTTCCAGAAAAGATCATTTTTGAGGTGAAAAATTATAGCGTTTACGAAGAATACAATAATGATCGAAAAGTTGTAGATAATATTAGTTTTAATTTAAAAAAAGGCGAGATTTTAGGATTTGCTGGCTTAATTGGAGCAGGTAGAACAGAGCTTATGAGAAGTATAATTGGTTTTTATCCTGGAAAAAGAGAAGGAGAGGTATACCTAAATTCAAAAAAAATAGAATTAAGCTCTCCTAAGGATGCTTTAGAGGTGGGTATCGCTTATCTTTCCGAAGATAGAAAGAGATTTGGGATTATTCCAACTATGTCTGTACGAGAGAATATAACTATTGCTTTCATAAAAGAATTTGTGGATTATTTTCATATTAATAAGGAAAAAGAAATTTTGAAAACTTTAAAAATGGTAAGCCAACTTAATATTAAAACCTCTTCTTTGGAAACAAAAATAACGACCTTAAGTGGAGGAAATCAGCAAAAAACTTTAATTGGAAGAAATCTTATTACGACTCCAAGAATATTAATTATGGATGAACCCACTAGAGGAATAGACGTTGGAGCAAAACAAGAAATTTATGTTTTAATGAATAATTTAACTAATCAAGGTATTTCTATAATAATGGTTTCTTCAGAGTTACCGGAAATTATTGGAATGTCAGACAGAATAATTGTTATGCATGAAGGTAAGTTTATGGGGGAAATTGAAAATCGTGATCATAATACAAAGCAAGAAGATATAATGTATTTAGCTACAGGAACTTTAGGAGGGAAGGTAGATGAAGGTTAA
- the xylF gene encoding D-xylose ABC transporter substrate-binding protein — MKKVVIVLLIGIFVFSSILLAKNEEILIGLSMCELQLERWQKDRDIFVDTAEKLGAKVIVQSSNNDDLLQISQVENMINQGVDVLVIIAHDGNIMGSIVKEAHANGVPVIAYDRLLMNSDLDYFITFDPIKIGEYQAQYLVNKKPTGNYFLLGGSPTDNNAHLVRQGQMNILQPYIDRGDIKIVGDQWAKNWSAQEAMNIIENALTATKNQIDVIVASNDSTAGGAIEALKEQGLAGKVLVSGQDADLVACRRIVEGTQTMTVYKPIKSIATQAAIMAVSVVKDIHVVTNGTANNGVKEVPTFYLEPIPVDMNNIVETVIRDGFHSLEDVYKNIPKSQWPKVE; from the coding sequence ATGAAAAAGGTAGTTATTGTTTTATTGATTGGTATATTTGTATTTAGTAGCATTCTTTTAGCAAAAAACGAAGAAATTCTTATAGGACTTTCGATGTGTGAATTACAATTAGAAAGATGGCAAAAAGATAGAGATATCTTTGTTGATACAGCAGAAAAATTGGGAGCCAAAGTTATAGTACAATCTTCAAATAATGACGATTTATTACAAATTTCACAAGTTGAAAATATGATTAACCAAGGTGTAGATGTGCTCGTAATAATTGCACATGATGGGAATATAATGGGAAGTATTGTCAAGGAAGCTCACGCAAATGGAGTACCAGTTATTGCATATGACAGACTCTTGATGAATTCTGATTTGGATTATTTTATAACTTTTGATCCAATAAAGATTGGAGAATATCAAGCTCAATACCTTGTGAATAAAAAACCAACAGGTAATTATTTTTTATTAGGCGGTTCTCCAACTGATAATAACGCTCATTTAGTGCGACAAGGACAAATGAATATTTTACAACCATATATAGATAGAGGAGATATAAAAATAGTTGGTGATCAATGGGCAAAAAATTGGTCTGCACAAGAAGCTATGAATATTATAGAAAATGCTTTAACTGCTACAAAAAATCAAATCGATGTAATTGTAGCTTCAAATGATAGTACAGCAGGAGGAGCTATAGAAGCATTAAAGGAACAAGGATTAGCTGGAAAAGTCTTAGTATCGGGGCAAGATGCAGACTTGGTTGCTTGTCGACGCATTGTTGAAGGAACACAAACAATGACAGTTTACAAACCTATAAAGTCTATTGCTACACAAGCGGCTATTATGGCTGTTTCTGTCGTTAAAGACATTCATGTTGTTACCAATGGTACAGCGAATAATGGAGTTAAAGAAGTGCCCACATTTTATCTTGAACCTATTCCTGTTGATATGAATAATATAGTTGAAACCGTTATTCGAGACGGTTTTCATTCTTTAGAGGATGTTTATAAAAATATTCCCAAATCTCAATGGCCTAAAGTTGAATAA